From Zingiber officinale cultivar Zhangliang chromosome 5B, Zo_v1.1, whole genome shotgun sequence, the proteins below share one genomic window:
- the LOC121986573 gene encoding uncharacterized protein LOC121986573 produces the protein MAMIACSSSSSSSSSPTSPPWLPLFLFFLCVFSTSFFSSTAKILYAPHCNTIVPEAKSTNRFTTSHSAFDISHGYFSGGAKIFHLEHLSFYFRPIYLYKTLSPDSLQVDGELVLRGAKILEPSKPSRSYWNYSRGNISTEETRFHFSGFWSKSTGMLCMVGHGTFTQTEGKSLPLSAVFKLFYPQNATIHTSLVKGTLESLSSDDADDFLNFDPIFLLAYAQNNYNFTMKSQANRACSSLPELENSMSFDDDSVCNFLPYLAYQPFKLDYESCSGDSSGCKTLDANLGFSSRFVYFDMVQCRDEGKLQLLMEFSNKSRREYARALVPEKSLIGEGYWDRTKNRLCLVACHIHNQTSLNETSLTAPSVSDCSIALSLIFPSVITLKNRSDIVGQMWSNKNKDDAGYLSNVSFRSWRYQGFTTASYKYTEIDSVRKNCRAILGLNSSEHVFPGANDLNFRADFNDSAGRIGWGRLKTLSVGDKLYEHAATVVMSASSPTQGEESSGTLNKTSLNKDVNVSCSITYRFRTGRILKMQLFSNFSEEFELAAEGIYSSATGMLCMRGCRYPNLDSENHMPMDCDISINIQFPPLNPKSEDQGIINGTITSTREESDSLYFKPITVFFRRYMFMATAAESIWRMEMETVMVLISLTFSCLCILLQIVHANKHRDVVSSISIVMLLILNLGFVIPLVLNFEALFVNQKQNNLSLGNGGWLDVNEVIVRTLSLATLFLTFRLLQLVWSVRSAVDRKDQSAAERKSLKLCLPLYFAGALLTWWANRKTSSANQLRDELILYAGLVLDGFLLPQIVFNLFHKSKERASMTLTPFFYVGITLTRALPHLYDAYRKRRYVNAVDDSSTLYARADGEFYSVAWDVVVPCGGMLLAVIVGLQQRFGGGFLVPRRLMRKNLAGYESVQAVGL, from the coding sequence ATGGCTATGATCGcttgctcctcttcttcttcttcttcttcttcccccacTTCTCCACCATGGCTTccgctcttcctcttcttcctttgtgTCTTCTccacttccttcttttcttcaacAGCAAAAATTCTTTATGCTCCCCACTGCAACACCATTGTACCTGAAGCCAAGTCGACCAACCGCTTCACGACCTCACACTCTGCCTTCGACATCTCCCATGGTTACTTTTCCGGCGGTGCCAAAATCTTCCACCTGGAGCATTTGTCCTTCTACTTCAGGCCCATTTACCTCTACAAGACCCTGTCGCCGGACAGCCTTCAAGTAGATGGAGAATTAGTCCTTCGCGGTGCAAAAATTCTGGAGCCGAGTAAACCTTCAAGGAGTTATTGGAACTACTCTCGCGGCAACATCAGCACTGAAGAAACAAGATTCCACTTCTCTGGCTTTTGGTCCAAGTCAACCGGCATGCTTTGCATGGTTGGCCATGGCACCTTCACCCAAACCGAAGGTAAGTCGCTTCCTCTATCTGCCGTTTTCAAGCTTTTCTACCCACAAAATGCCACCATTCATACCAGCCTTGTGAAGGGGACTTTAGAAAGCTTGAGTAGTGACGACGCTGATGACTTCCTCAACTTTGATCCTATCTTTCTTTTAGCCTATGCgcaaaataattataatttcacTATGAAATCTCAAGCCAACAGAGCATGCTCCTCCCTTCCAGAGCTTGAGAACTCCATGAGTTTTGATGATGATTCAGTTTGTAATTTTCTCCCATACTTGGCTTACCAACCATTCAAATTAGACTACGAGAGTTGCTCTGGTGACAGTAGCGGCTGCAAAACCTTAGATGCGAACCTGGGATTCTCCTCGAGATTCGTGTACTTTGATATGGTCCAGTGCAGAGACGAAGGCAAGCTGCAGTTGCTGATGGAATTTTCCAATAAGAGTCGGCGTGAATATGCTAGagcactggtgcctgagaagtccCTTATTGGCGAAGGGTATTGGGATCGTACTAAAAACCGGCTATGCCTCGTCGCTTGTCACATCCACAATCAAACATCACTCAATGAAACATCACTCACAGCGCCTTCTGTTAGTGATTGCTCCATTGCATTGAGCTTGATCTTTCCCTCAGTCATAACACTGAAGAACAGAAGTGACATCGTCGGTCAAATGTGGAGTAACAAGAACAAGGATGATGCCGGCTACTTGAGCAACGTCTCCTTCCGGAGTTGGAGATATCAAGGGTTTACAACTGCTAGCTACAAATACACTGAAATAGATTCTGTCAGAAAGAATTGCAGAGCGATTCTGGGTTTGAATTCGAGCGAGCATGTGTTTCCCGGTGCCAATGACTTGAACTTTCGTGCGGACTTTAATGATTCAGCGGGAAGAATTGGTTGGGGGAGACTGAAAACGTTATCAGTGGGAGACAAGTTATATGAACATGCTGCAACTGTGGTTATGTCAGCTAGCAGCCCGACTCAAGGTGAGGAAAGTAGTGGTACCCTTAACAAAACGTCGTTGAATAAGGATGTGAATGTAAGCTGTTCTATAACCTACCGTTTTAGAACTGGAAGAATTCTGAAGATGCAGCTCTTCTCTAATTTTTCTGAAGAATTCGAACTTGCAGCTGAGGGAATTTACAGTTCTGCAACTGGAATGCTCTGCATGAGGGGATGCCGGTATCCAAATTTGGACTCTGAGAATCACATGCCTATGGACTGCGACATCTCGATCAACATCCAGTTCCCCCCTCTCAATCCAAAATCAGAGGATCAGGGCATCATTAATGGCACCATCACAAGCACAAGAGAAGAGTCCGATTCTCTTTACTTCAAACCAATTACAGTGTTCTTCCGTCGTTACATGTTCATGGCGACTGCAGCGGAGTCGATCTGGAGAATGGAGATGGAGACAGTCATGGTGCTGATCTCACTCACCTTTTCATGCTTGTGCATCTTGTTACAGATCGTCCATGCCAATAAGCACCGCGACGTCGTTTCGTCCATTTCCATTGTCATGCTCCTGATCCTCAATCTGGGCTTCGTCATTCCTCTGGTGCTCAACTTCGAAGCCCTGTTCGTGAACCAGAAGCAGAATAATCTCTCCCTGGGAAATGGTGGGTGGCTCGACGTCAACGAGGTGATTGTGAGAACGCTATCCTTGGCGACTCTGTTCCTGACCTTCCGCCTGCTTCAGCTCGTGTGGTCCGTCAGATCGGCAGTGGACAGAAAGGATCAAAGTGCGGCAGAGAGGAAGAGCCTCAAGCTGTGTCTGCCGCTCTACTTCGCCGGTGCACTGCTCACTTGGTGGGCCAACCGAAAGACGTCCTCGGCAAACCAACTGCGGGATGAGCTAATCCTTTATGCCGGCCTGGTGCTCGATGGATTCCTGCTGCCTCAGATCGTCTTTAATCTTTTCCACAAATCGAAGGAGAGAGCTTCGATGACTTTGACGCCGTTCTTTTACGTGGGGATCACGCTCACGAGGGCGCTGCCGCACTTGTACGACGCCTATCGAAAGCGGCGCTACGTGAACGCAGTGGATGACTCGTCGACGCTTTACGCGAGGGCGGATGGGGAGTTCTACTCGGTGGCGTGGGATGTGGTAGTGCCTTGCGGAGGAATGCTGTTGGCGGTGATCGTGGGCCTGCAGCAGCGGTTCGGTGGTGGCTTCTTGGTTCCTCGGCGATTGATGAGGAAGAATCTCGCTGGGTATGAGTCGgtgcaggcggttggactctag